Proteins co-encoded in one Crateriforma spongiae genomic window:
- a CDS encoding diguanylate cyclase, which translates to MTVTPTAGPIGSPATPSAALAHHDAEATIEHAGQVTPADAVGEESCLVQIYPADVIDGMLSLDSGGLSIGRDIVCDLALDDTSVSRRHAEITQDGQGHWIADHGSTNGTLVNGVRVDHVRLQSGDRITIGSFIFKYLSAGSVESQYHETVYQSLTRDALTGTLNKRVLLDSLRREIARSRRDHRPIALAMMDIDHFKSVNDTHGHLVGDEVLREFGRRLSIECREDDVLARYGGEEFSLLMASTSREEALQITERCRRCIADTPLETAAGTLSISASFGIAIYCGEEKSSPNELLQIADMRLYDAKRGGRNRVIG; encoded by the coding sequence ATGACTGTGACACCGACCGCCGGCCCGATCGGATCCCCCGCCACGCCATCGGCCGCTCTGGCGCACCATGACGCCGAAGCCACCATCGAACACGCCGGCCAAGTGACCCCCGCCGATGCGGTAGGCGAAGAATCTTGCTTGGTGCAAATCTATCCCGCCGATGTGATCGATGGCATGCTGTCGCTTGATTCCGGAGGGCTGTCAATCGGCCGCGACATTGTTTGTGACCTGGCGTTGGACGACACCAGCGTTTCCCGTCGCCATGCCGAAATCACGCAGGACGGCCAAGGCCACTGGATCGCCGATCACGGCAGCACCAATGGAACCCTGGTCAATGGCGTACGTGTGGACCATGTCCGGTTGCAATCCGGCGATCGGATCACGATCGGAAGCTTTATCTTCAAATACCTTTCGGCCGGCAGTGTTGAAAGCCAGTATCACGAAACCGTCTATCAATCGCTCACTCGTGACGCGCTGACGGGAACACTGAATAAACGGGTGCTGTTGGATTCACTGCGACGTGAAATCGCCCGTTCACGGCGTGATCACCGTCCCATCGCGCTTGCCATGATGGACATCGATCACTTCAAAAGCGTGAACGATACGCATGGGCACTTGGTCGGCGATGAGGTGCTTCGCGAATTTGGACGCCGGCTTTCGATCGAGTGCCGCGAAGACGACGTACTGGCACGCTACGGCGGCGAAGAATTCTCGTTGTTAATGGCGTCCACCAGCCGTGAAGAAGCGCTGCAGATCACCGAACGCTGTCGTCGCTGCATCGCCGACACGCCGCTCGAAACCGCGGCGGGTACTCTGTCTATCTCCGCCAGCTTTGGAATCGCGATCTACTGCGGTGAAGAAAAGTCATCGCCCAATGAACTTCTACAGATCGCCGACATGCGTCTATACGATGCCAAACGTGGTGGCCGAAACCGTGTCATCGGCTAG
- a CDS encoding BCCT family transporter: MNPIGDDDQTVAGSNDSATDLAINTPTKSWKQLFRVHPVVFPVAATVILGMVLSAVAMPELWSVDRLTRVRDSIGQHFGWFYVGIMNASLALSLFLAFGPYGKIRLGRPDEQPEFGLAAWFSMLFSAGMGIGLLFYSVAEPISHYLQTPPGFPADASASRVAMATTIFHWGIHPWALYCAVGLSLAYYSFRHQQPLSFRSLLSPIFGKRVDGLLGDAVDVATIVATMIGVATSLGVGARQVNAGLAFLFNWNNSPLVQTVLIAAITLVATVSVCLGLNTGIRRLSEGNMSLAFVLLLAVIAGVGVSSYLAGFLDSIGAYLQMLPTHAFRTGVLDNDGVQWLNDWTVFYWAWWIAWSPFVGMFIARVSRGRTIREFVIGTLLVPTLVGIAWLTAFGNAALQQHAEVQKERVAAQQSDDIPLPSTPTYEVAVLDEEGQPELGEDGRFVAQTKPLTAVEYLNSTIVTADHTGQIATLPTVLFVMLDGMFSSAWITTLTVGIATICIVLFFVTSSDSASMVIDIIASGGDLDPPIGTRLFWAISEGLVAASLLAVGGLKAFQAVSIAAALPMAVIILLAGFGLLISLRRDSTG, encoded by the coding sequence GAATCCCATTGGCGATGACGACCAAACGGTCGCCGGATCGAACGACTCGGCGACCGATCTTGCGATAAACACCCCGACCAAGTCTTGGAAACAACTGTTTCGCGTGCATCCGGTTGTATTTCCGGTGGCGGCAACGGTGATCCTGGGGATGGTGTTGTCGGCGGTCGCTATGCCTGAACTATGGTCGGTCGACCGATTGACCCGGGTACGGGATTCCATCGGCCAGCACTTCGGCTGGTTTTACGTCGGCATCATGAACGCGTCGCTGGCGTTGTCGTTGTTTTTGGCTTTCGGCCCCTACGGCAAGATTCGGTTGGGCCGTCCCGACGAGCAGCCGGAATTCGGATTGGCAGCTTGGTTTTCGATGCTATTCAGCGCCGGGATGGGCATCGGGCTGCTTTTCTACAGCGTCGCTGAGCCGATTTCGCACTATCTGCAGACTCCCCCCGGCTTTCCCGCCGACGCTTCGGCATCGCGAGTTGCGATGGCGACGACGATCTTTCATTGGGGGATTCATCCGTGGGCGTTGTACTGCGCCGTCGGATTGTCGTTGGCCTATTACTCCTTTCGGCATCAGCAACCGCTCAGTTTCCGATCACTGCTTTCGCCGATTTTTGGTAAGCGGGTGGACGGATTGCTGGGCGACGCGGTTGATGTCGCCACGATCGTCGCCACGATGATCGGCGTGGCCACGTCGTTGGGTGTCGGGGCACGTCAGGTCAACGCCGGTTTGGCTTTCCTTTTCAATTGGAACAACAGTCCGCTTGTGCAGACAGTTTTGATCGCGGCGATCACCTTGGTCGCCACCGTGTCGGTGTGCTTGGGGTTGAATACCGGTATCCGGCGATTGAGCGAAGGGAACATGTCGCTTGCGTTCGTGCTGTTGCTGGCCGTTATTGCTGGAGTCGGTGTATCCAGTTACCTGGCTGGTTTCTTGGATAGCATCGGTGCTTATCTGCAAATGTTGCCGACCCATGCGTTTCGAACGGGCGTGCTGGATAACGATGGCGTTCAGTGGTTGAACGATTGGACCGTGTTTTACTGGGCTTGGTGGATCGCATGGTCGCCGTTTGTTGGCATGTTCATCGCACGGGTTTCTCGCGGTCGAACGATTCGCGAATTTGTCATCGGGACGCTGCTGGTTCCCACGTTGGTCGGCATCGCTTGGCTGACGGCGTTCGGCAATGCGGCGTTGCAACAGCATGCCGAAGTCCAGAAAGAGCGTGTCGCCGCCCAGCAGAGCGACGACATCCCGCTTCCGTCCACGCCGACCTATGAAGTCGCCGTGCTGGACGAGGAAGGTCAGCCTGAGTTGGGCGAAGACGGCAGGTTTGTCGCACAGACGAAGCCGTTGACGGCGGTGGAGTATCTGAATTCGACGATCGTCACGGCGGATCATACCGGGCAAATCGCTACGCTACCCACGGTGTTGTTCGTGATGCTGGACGGAATGTTTTCGTCGGCTTGGATCACCACATTGACGGTGGGGATCGCGACCATTTGCATCGTCTTGTTTTTTGTCACGTCGTCGGATTCGGCGTCGATGGTGATCGACATCATCGCGTCGGGGGGCGACTTGGATCCGCCCATCGGGACCCGCTTGTTCTGGGCGATCTCCGAAGGCTTGGTGGCGGCGTCGCTGTTGGCCGTCGGTGGCTTGAAGGCGTTCCAGGCCGTTTCGATCGCGGCCGCCTTGCCCATGGCGGTCATCATCTTGCTGGCGGGATTCGGATTGTTGATTTCGTTGCGGCGTGATTCGACCGGCTAG
- a CDS encoding TonB-dependent receptor → MALPRKNIRLSLLAIVLASIGGWIAGAGPDGFGASAQPPIPDAFAIPPNAGAGTLDLPQPIRPGDAGREQRNNEQKRTEAADQAVAADARIAKLFGEVSQVDELPSDRRSQAQSPAADAVFAAEATGRKTADIGDLLKRSKSAHGVSIQHRTPIVSDTRVRGQRVGQVLASGSYWAPARMDLDTMMNKIDSRLIEDTILIKGPYAARYGPGFRFVDLEFIHTPRYDGGPEMHGMTSATYNTNGEQWYGRQSIWGGSDRYGYHISYGHQTGNDYETGAGFTIPTSYKSRDLFVAMGYDLSDSESIEFNLLRLDQTDVEFPGLVFDLNFLVTDGYEITYTDTNPYIGERFTAEVWYNRTRFEGDTLRPGKNDQIPTLVFDLESPSGFDGYAVTDGDALSGGYRLENTFGWQNWCGQEGQWAIGTDMILLNQELNDIEPLAPPDDNNFPIPRSHSVDIGFYVEDVEKVSHQLTMTAGARIDAVFTDSRDIVDGVPAPMSDLKDSELEQQFLLGSAYLTAEYELIDGWAVEAGLGTAHRPPTLTEMYADNSFIGSLQRGLTFLEGDPQLSSEKLYQIDLGTHYTDEQFRLGLFGHHAWIHDYITYDLVSPAGAIDGFPQGAALVNTDLATLAGFETYGQYDANRMVSLFGILSFVEGRDHSRNKPARQYSGTFRSDVDKDEEPLPGIAPLEARLGILLQDPSPERRWGIEFLTRIVDNQDRIADSLEEIETPGFTVYNLRTYARFNQWLVTAGVENLSDKFYREHIDYRSGLGVFRPGIGFYAGAQVNY, encoded by the coding sequence ATGGCCCTCCCCCGAAAAAACATCCGTCTGAGTTTGCTGGCAATCGTGCTGGCATCAATCGGCGGATGGATTGCTGGGGCCGGCCCTGATGGATTCGGTGCATCAGCCCAGCCACCAATACCGGATGCCTTTGCGATACCGCCGAATGCCGGCGCAGGCACATTGGATCTTCCGCAGCCGATCCGGCCGGGTGATGCGGGGCGAGAACAACGGAACAACGAACAAAAACGCACCGAGGCGGCTGACCAAGCGGTGGCCGCCGATGCCCGAATCGCCAAGCTGTTTGGTGAAGTCTCTCAGGTCGACGAACTGCCTTCCGACCGTCGCAGCCAAGCCCAATCGCCGGCCGCCGATGCCGTGTTTGCCGCTGAAGCAACCGGTCGGAAAACCGCCGACATCGGTGACTTGCTGAAACGATCCAAGTCGGCTCATGGAGTTTCCATCCAACACCGCACACCGATCGTCAGCGACACGCGGGTCCGGGGCCAACGGGTCGGGCAAGTCTTAGCATCCGGGTCTTACTGGGCACCGGCTCGGATGGACTTGGACACGATGATGAACAAGATCGACAGCCGGCTGATCGAAGACACGATCCTGATCAAGGGCCCCTACGCGGCGCGATATGGCCCCGGATTCCGCTTTGTCGATTTGGAGTTCATTCATACGCCGCGTTACGACGGTGGGCCTGAAATGCATGGCATGACCAGTGCCACGTACAACACCAACGGCGAACAGTGGTACGGACGTCAATCGATCTGGGGCGGCAGCGATCGATACGGCTATCACATCAGCTATGGCCACCAAACCGGAAACGACTATGAAACGGGGGCCGGATTCACGATTCCCACCAGCTATAAATCGCGTGATTTGTTTGTGGCGATGGGATACGACCTGTCCGACAGCGAAAGCATTGAATTCAACCTGCTGCGGTTGGACCAAACCGATGTCGAATTCCCAGGACTGGTGTTCGATTTGAACTTCCTGGTCACCGACGGCTACGAAATCACCTACACCGACACCAATCCTTACATCGGAGAACGCTTTACCGCGGAAGTCTGGTACAACCGAACGCGATTCGAAGGCGACACCCTGCGTCCAGGCAAAAACGACCAGATCCCGACCTTGGTATTCGACTTGGAATCGCCTTCCGGCTTTGACGGCTATGCCGTGACCGACGGTGATGCCCTGTCAGGTGGCTATCGATTGGAAAACACGTTCGGATGGCAAAATTGGTGCGGGCAAGAAGGCCAGTGGGCGATCGGCACCGACATGATCCTGCTGAATCAGGAACTGAACGATATCGAACCACTGGCGCCGCCGGACGACAACAACTTTCCGATCCCACGCAGCCACTCGGTCGACATCGGTTTTTATGTCGAAGACGTCGAAAAGGTCAGCCACCAGTTGACCATGACGGCCGGCGCGCGGATCGACGCGGTATTTACCGATTCGCGCGACATCGTCGACGGCGTTCCCGCCCCGATGTCGGATTTGAAGGACAGCGAATTGGAACAACAGTTCCTGTTAGGTTCCGCCTATCTGACCGCTGAATACGAATTGATCGACGGCTGGGCGGTCGAAGCGGGCCTGGGCACCGCGCATCGCCCGCCGACGTTGACTGAGATGTACGCTGACAACTCCTTCATCGGTTCGCTTCAACGCGGGCTGACGTTCTTGGAAGGCGATCCGCAACTGAGTTCCGAAAAGCTATATCAGATCGACCTGGGAACCCATTACACCGACGAACAGTTTCGCTTGGGCTTGTTTGGCCACCATGCGTGGATCCACGACTACATCACCTATGACTTGGTATCCCCCGCCGGTGCCATCGATGGATTTCCGCAAGGTGCAGCCTTGGTCAACACCGATTTGGCAACCCTGGCCGGTTTCGAAACCTATGGTCAGTACGATGCCAATCGGATGGTCAGCCTGTTCGGCATCCTGTCGTTCGTCGAAGGCCGCGATCATTCACGAAATAAGCCCGCGCGACAGTATTCGGGGACGTTCCGCAGTGACGTCGACAAGGATGAAGAACCGCTTCCTGGCATCGCGCCGCTGGAAGCCCGACTGGGGATCTTGCTGCAAGACCCATCGCCCGAGCGTCGCTGGGGAATCGAATTCTTGACACGGATCGTCGACAACCAGGACCGCATCGCGGACAGCTTGGAAGAAATCGAAACACCGGGCTTTACCGTCTACAACCTGCGAACATATGCCAGGTTCAATCAATGGCTGGTGACCGCGGGTGTCGAAAATCTGTCCGACAAATTTTATCGGGAACACATCGACTATCGTTCCGGGCTGGGCGTCTTTCGCCCCGGCATCGGGTTTTACGCCGGGGCTCAGGTCAACTACTAG
- a CDS encoding sulfatase-like hydrolase/transferase: MTAFGAVLAFTTAVSRPAVAADDAPQSERPNIVFIFADDQCFQTIGSWNNAEVQTPNLDSLARRGTTFTHAYNMGSWSGAVCVASRTMLNSGRFVWNANEIWNRSEQERQEGRWWSEYLKSAGYRTYMTGKWHCKANAEKAFDVAKDIRPGMPKDTPQGYNRPLGPDDHNWSPSDPKFGGFWEGGIHWSEVVANHSEDYLTEAAGRDEPFFMYLAFNAPHDPRQSPQEYVDRYPADQIQVPENFLPVYPYAEQIGCGPKLRDARLAPFPRTPYSIQVNRQEYYAIITHMDAMIGRILKAIDDSGKADNTWIFFTADHGLACGQHGLIGKQNLYDHSVRVPFFVVGPDVEGGRKVDQPIYLQDVMPTTLELAGVEKPEHVEFQSLLPILDGQPSRYETVYGAYLDLQRSIRTDQYKLIVYPKAGVVRLYDIQADPKEMHDLAGDADSRPIVEDLFAELQRQQAAMNDPLDLSDFQF, encoded by the coding sequence ATGACCGCGTTTGGGGCGGTGTTGGCATTTACAACGGCGGTCAGCCGCCCCGCCGTTGCGGCCGACGACGCCCCGCAATCGGAACGGCCCAACATCGTTTTCATCTTCGCCGACGACCAGTGTTTTCAGACGATCGGCAGCTGGAACAACGCCGAAGTCCAAACACCCAACTTGGATTCGCTGGCACGTCGCGGGACGACGTTCACCCACGCCTACAACATGGGGTCGTGGAGCGGTGCGGTGTGTGTGGCCAGCCGAACCATGCTTAACAGCGGCCGATTTGTTTGGAACGCCAACGAGATTTGGAACCGAAGCGAACAGGAACGTCAGGAAGGGCGTTGGTGGAGCGAGTATCTGAAGTCGGCCGGATACCGCACTTACATGACCGGCAAATGGCACTGTAAGGCGAATGCGGAAAAGGCCTTCGATGTGGCCAAGGACATTCGCCCGGGCATGCCCAAGGATACCCCGCAGGGATACAACCGACCTTTGGGACCGGACGATCACAACTGGTCACCATCGGATCCAAAGTTCGGTGGCTTCTGGGAAGGCGGGATCCACTGGAGCGAAGTCGTCGCCAATCACAGCGAGGACTACTTGACCGAGGCTGCCGGGCGTGATGAACCGTTCTTTATGTATCTGGCATTCAACGCACCGCACGACCCACGCCAGTCGCCTCAAGAGTACGTCGACCGGTACCCGGCAGATCAAATTCAGGTGCCCGAGAACTTCTTGCCCGTTTATCCGTATGCCGAGCAGATCGGTTGCGGCCCGAAACTGCGTGACGCTCGACTCGCGCCGTTTCCCCGGACGCCCTATTCGATTCAAGTCAATCGCCAAGAGTATTACGCGATCATCACGCACATGGACGCGATGATCGGACGGATCTTGAAAGCGATCGATGACAGCGGCAAAGCCGATAATACGTGGATCTTCTTCACCGCCGATCACGGGTTAGCATGTGGCCAGCACGGATTGATCGGCAAGCAAAATCTGTACGATCACAGCGTCCGCGTGCCGTTCTTTGTGGTCGGTCCGGATGTCGAAGGCGGCCGAAAAGTCGATCAACCGATCTATTTGCAAGACGTCATGCCGACCACGTTGGAATTGGCCGGAGTGGAGAAGCCCGAGCACGTGGAATTCCAAAGCCTGTTGCCAATACTGGACGGGCAGCCCAGCCGGTACGAAACCGTCTACGGTGCCTATCTGGATCTGCAACGCAGCATCCGAACCGACCAGTACAAGTTGATCGTTTATCCCAAGGCCGGCGTGGTTCGGTTGTATGACATCCAGGCCGACCCGAAAGAGATGCATGACTTGGCGGGTGATGCCGATTCACGACCGATCGTCGAAGATTTGTTCGCTGAACTACAACGACAGCAAGCGGCGATGAATGATCCGCTGGACCTGTCGGATTTTCAGTTCTGA